The following proteins come from a genomic window of Trifolium pratense cultivar HEN17-A07 linkage group LG4, ARS_RC_1.1, whole genome shotgun sequence:
- the LOC123920115 gene encoding transcription factor bHLH30-like, with product MLPPLRRFYGFESWLDKDSEKINGEKSKSERKSREACKSHREAERRRRQRINAHLSSLRSLLPNTTKSDKASLLAEVVHHVKRLRKEADDVANRNDESSSSCSGEPGSVDSTEVGETWPFPGESDEATVSYCGGEEGEPKRMKVTVCCEDRPGLNRDLTKAIRSVRAIPIRAEMMTVGGRTKSVMVVEWCKGKGGGDGREEKEVEALERGLKAVIENRAFVDSRMGPFMLGLKRARESNSQE from the exons ATGCTTCCTCCTTTAAGGAGATTCTATGGGTTTGAGAGCTGGCTAGATAAAGATTCAGAAAAAATCAACGGTGAGAAATCAAAATCGGAGAGGAAATCAAGAGAAGCATGCAAGAGTCACAGGGAAGCTGAAAGGAGACGCAGACAGCGAATCAATGCCCATCTCTCCTCTCTTCGCTCTCTCCTCCCCAACACCACCAAG tCAGATAAGGCGTCGTTGCTAGCGGAAGTGGTGCACCACGTGAAACGGTTGAGGAAGGAAGCTGATGACGTAGCGAACCGTAACGATGAGTCGTCGTCTTCGTGTAGTGGAGAACCCGGTTCAGTTGATTCTACGGAAGTAGGTGAGACATGGCCGTTTCCGGGAGAATCGGATGAGGCGACGGTGAGTTATTGCGGCGGAGAGGAAGGGGAACCGAAGCGAATGAAAGTGACAGTTTGTTGTGAAGACCGACCGGGACTGAACCGGGATCTGACTAAAGCAATCCGGTCGGTTCGGGCGATACCGATTCGAGCAGAGATGATGACAGTTGGAGGAAGGACCAAGAGTGTTATGGTGGTGGAGTGGTGTAAAGGAAAGGGTGGTGGTGATGGGAGAGAGGAGAAGGAGGTTGAAGCTTTGGAAAGGGGTTTGAAGGCGGTGATAGAGAATCGGGCTTTTGTTGATTCTAGGATGGGCCCATTTATGTTGGGTCTGAAACGGGCTCGGGAGAGTAATTCTCAGGAATGA
- the LOC123922386 gene encoding secreted RxLR effector protein 161-like, whose product MDKANPLSTPMMGRTLNVEKDPFRPKEENETDLGSEVPYLSAIGALMYLANCTRPDIAFAVNLLARFSSCPTKRHWKGIKHIFRYLRGTSDFGLFYSNNTKPVLLGYADAGYLSDPHNAKSQTGYVFTYGDTAISWRSQKQTLVATSSNHAEVIALHEASKECRWLRSVTQHIQGTSGLPTDKNPTILYEDNAACVTQMKEGYVKSDRTKHIPPKFFSFTQELERNKEVDIQYIRSSENVADLFTKALSTSVFKKHVRSIGMRHLRDI is encoded by the coding sequence ATGGACAAAGCCAACCCTTTGAGTACCCCAATGATGGGCAGAACATTAAATGTTGAAAAGGATCCGTTTAGACCTaaggaagaaaatgaaacaGATCTTGGCTCTGAAGTACCATACCTCAGTGCCATTGGGGCACTCATGTACCTTGCCAACTGTACAAGGCCTGATATAGCCTTTGCAGTGAATTTACTAGCAAGATTCAGTTCATGTCCTacaaagagacattggaaaggaataaaacatatttttcgatATCTCCGAGGTACTtctgattttggtttgttttattcTAACAATACAAAACCAGTTTTACTTGGTTATGCAGATGCAGGATATTTGTCAGATCCACATAATGCTAAATCACAGACTGGATATGTGTTTACATATGGTGACACCGCAATATCATGGAGATCTCAAAAGCAAACACTTGTAGCAACTTCTTCAAATCATGCTGAAGTAATTGCCCTCCATGAAGCTAGCAAAGAATGTAGATGGTTGAGATCAGTAACTCAACATATCCAAGGAACGTCTGGTTTACCAACTGATAAGAATCCAACAATTTTGTATGAAGACAATGCTGCATGTGTTACTCAGATGAAAGAAGGTTACGTCAAAAGTgatagaaccaaacacatccCTCCAAAATTCTTCTCATTCACACAAGAGCTAGAAAGAAATAAAGAGGTTGATATTCAATACATTCGTTCGAGTGAAAATGTGGCCGATCTCTTTACAAAGGCACTTTCCACATCAGTCTTCAAGAAACACGTACGAAGTATTGGAATGCGTCACCTTCGAGACATTTGA
- the LOC123920116 gene encoding histone H3-like centromeric protein HTR12 yields MARTKQKPRPSPRTRTPPANEALGTKKRLFKPGTVALREIRKFQKTVNLLIPCAPFVRCVRQITNQFSTQVSRWTAEALQALQEAAEDHLVRMFECGMLCALHARRVTLMKKDIELTRRLTGIGRPW; encoded by the exons ATGGCGAGAACTAAGCAGAAACCTCGTCCCAGTCCCAGGACACGCACTC CACCAGCAAATGAGGCTCTGGGAACGAAGAAAAGACTGTTTAAGCCTGGAACAGTAGCACTTCGTGAGATTcgtaaatttcaaaaaactgtTAATTTACTTATACCTTGTGCTCCATTTGTAAGATGT GTTAGACAGATTACAAACCAATTTTCAACCCAGGTCTCACGCTGGACGGCTGAAGCCTTACAAGCACTTCAGGAG GCAGCTGAGGACCATCTGGTTCGTATGTTTGAATGTGGAATGCTCTGTGCACTTCACGCAAGGCGTGTTACGCTTA TGAAAAAGGATATTGAGTTGACACGTAGGCTTACCGGAATAGGAAGGCCTTGGTGA
- the LOC123922387 gene encoding uncharacterized protein LOC123922387 encodes MSNVKHHFKILNITGDNYITWNNNLTEYLACEGLDKILEGDNAEVQTADSQELAMKKSKVNRIIKHHLDDGLQTEYSNAKDPKILWDKLKARFGHQRKVLLPSLMDQWNKLRFQDYKSVVAYNSAMHQIIAQLEFCGVAITEEQKLEKTFSTFHASQVLLQQQYRMRGFTEYSDLVAALLVAEQNNELLIKNHQTRPTGTIAYPEINATTFNRGRGGHNRHKGRGGKAHFDGRGRNHGRNHFRGRGRGRGYVNNYRPPKYDQNNKNHQGKGHLLKKRERK; translated from the exons ATGTCAAACGTTAAGCATCATTTCAAAATTCTAAACATAACCGGAGATAATTACATAACATGGAACAACAACTTAACTGAGTACCTTGCATGTGAGGGGCTCGATAAAATTCTAGAAGGAGATAATGCAGAGGTGCAAACAGCTGACTCACAGGAATTAGCAATGAAAAAATCGAAAGTAAATCGGATAATTAAACACCACCTTGATGATGGATTACAAACAGAATATTCAAATGCCAAGGATCCCAAAATACTATGGGACAAACTTAAGGCAAGATTTGGACATCAGAGGAAAGTCCTGTTACCTTCATTAATGGATCAGTGGAACAAATTAAGGTTCCAAGATTATAAAAGTGTTGTTGCATATAACTCTGCCATGCACCAAATTATTGCACAATTAGAATTTTGCGGTGTGGCTATAACTGAAGAACAGAAATtggaaaaaacattttcaacttTCCATGCATCCCAAGTATTGTTGCAACAACAATATAGAATGAGGGGATTTACTGAGTACTCTGATTTGGTCGCAGCTCTTTTGGTGGCAGAACAAAACAATGAGCTCTTGATAAAAAACCACCAGACACGTCCCACAGGAACAATAGCATACCCCGAAATAAATGCAACAACATTTAATCGTGGGCGTGGTGGCCATAATCGTCATAAAGGACGAGGGGGTAAAGCTCATTTTGATGGTCGAGGCAGAAATCACGGTCGAAACCACTTTCGTGGTAGAGGTCGTGGACGAGGATATGTGAATAATTATAGGCCTCCTAAATATGACCAAAATAATAAGAATCATCAAGGTAAAG GGCATCTGTTgaagaaaagggaaaggaaGTAA